In Providencia hangzhouensis, the DNA window TACCAACTCACAGATGTCATTGAAAATTGTCAAACATTGTCATTAACACCCTCTATGTTTGCTATTTTTATGCCTTATGAACCCCATAAACCAGGTATAGCAGCAGAGAAAGGAAACAGTATATTAAAAAAAGCAGTAATTAAGGTAAACCTTAATTTGCTGACTAGTTAATTTTCATCAGTTCCAATTAAACGCTTTATTTCTAATGCATCAATAAATTGTATATTGATGCAAATGGAATAAAGCGTTTTGTTATTATCACATAATTATAAGAGCAAGGCTTTTTTTAACCCGCCAGAATTGATACTCTTGTTAGCAGAATTCCATTCCCTTTGAACTTCGGCAAACAAGGATAATTTTCATGACAAAACAGTCAGTTACCAGACTGAAGCCAGGTAAAATACTCGATACACTAGGGGCAATGAAAAATAGCCTGACGCGAGTATCACAGCGTATTGCTGAATATATCCTGTTTCATCCTGTTGAAGTCACTCAGCTTTCCATCGCACAACTTTCCCAAGCGACTAAGGCGGGTGAGGCAACTGTAGTGCGTTTTTGCCGCACTTTAGGCTATAAGGGCTTTCAAGACTTTAAAATGGATTTAGCCATTGAAATGGCGACATCGGATAGTGAAGAATCACCAATCCTTGATGCTGAAGTTAGCCATCAGGATGATATCCATACTATAGGTTTAAAATTACAAGCAACCATCAATAATGTGTTATCAGAAACATTAAATTTACTTGATATGACGCAAGTTCAAGATGCTGTAAATGCGTTGCTATCATCGAATTATGTTTTTATCTGCGGTGTGGGTTCCTCAGGGATCACAGCAGAGGATCTAAAAAATAAACTGATGCGTATTGGATATCGAGTGGATGCTGTTACCAATAACCATTTTATGTATATGCAGGCTTCCTTATTGAAACCGGGTGATATCGCGATTGGTATCAGCCATTCCGGAAACTCACCGGAAACAGTTCATGCACTGAAACTTGCAAAAGAAGCAGGGGCTACCACAATTGCGCTAACGCATAATTTAGGTTCACACATTATGGAATATGCCAATTATTATCTGATTAATGGTAATCGACAGGGGAAATTACAAGGTGATTCTATTGGTACAAAAACAGCACAACTGTTCGTTTTAGACTTACTATATACCCTACTTGTCCAAGCTCAACCTGAAATGGTCAAAGAGCAAAAACTGCGTACACTAAATGCATTAAAAAATACCAATTCAGCATGAGTTTA includes these proteins:
- a CDS encoding MurR/RpiR family transcriptional regulator, translating into MTKQSVTRLKPGKILDTLGAMKNSLTRVSQRIAEYILFHPVEVTQLSIAQLSQATKAGEATVVRFCRTLGYKGFQDFKMDLAIEMATSDSEESPILDAEVSHQDDIHTIGLKLQATINNVLSETLNLLDMTQVQDAVNALLSSNYVFICGVGSSGITAEDLKNKLMRIGYRVDAVTNNHFMYMQASLLKPGDIAIGISHSGNSPETVHALKLAKEAGATTIALTHNLGSHIMEYANYYLINGNRQGKLQGDSIGTKTAQLFVLDLLYTLLVQAQPEMVKEQKLRTLNALKNTNSA